One part of the Nocardioides zeae genome encodes these proteins:
- a CDS encoding thiamine pyrophosphate-dependent enzyme — translation MEPTLDLRAALRDMILARRVDTEAIALQRQGELGLWPSMLGQEGAQVGAGSALRPRDVVFPTYREHAVAWCFGVDPVQLLGLFRGTTMGGWDPAERGFQLYTLVIGAQTLHAVGYAMGIVRDGDVGTGDPDRDRAVLVFLGDGALSEGETNEAFVWAAAQNLPVVFFCQNNQWAISAPFSVQSRVPAAQRASGFGFPGVQVDGNDVAACHAATEQALAQARAGGGPTLIEAVTYRRNPHTTSDDDLRYRDAAENDHWRDLDPVDRLRTTLLESGAIDDAFLAAVAAEEQELAERLRTGCRALPVPSHDDPFLHTLHTMTPELARQRDEHLAFVAAGEEGPA, via the coding sequence GTGGAGCCGACCCTGGACCTGCGCGCCGCACTGCGCGACATGATCCTGGCGCGACGCGTCGACACCGAGGCGATCGCCCTGCAGCGGCAGGGGGAGCTCGGCCTGTGGCCGTCGATGCTCGGACAGGAGGGCGCCCAGGTCGGTGCCGGCTCGGCGCTCCGGCCGCGGGACGTCGTCTTCCCGACGTACCGCGAGCACGCCGTCGCCTGGTGCTTCGGCGTGGACCCGGTGCAGCTGCTCGGCCTCTTCCGCGGCACGACGATGGGCGGGTGGGACCCGGCCGAGCGCGGCTTCCAGCTCTACACGCTCGTCATCGGCGCGCAGACGTTGCACGCGGTCGGCTACGCCATGGGCATCGTGCGCGACGGGGACGTCGGCACGGGCGACCCGGACCGGGACCGCGCCGTACTGGTGTTCCTCGGCGACGGCGCCCTCAGCGAGGGGGAGACGAACGAGGCGTTCGTGTGGGCCGCCGCCCAGAACCTGCCGGTCGTCTTCTTCTGCCAGAACAACCAGTGGGCCATCTCGGCGCCGTTCAGCGTGCAGAGCCGCGTACCGGCCGCCCAGCGCGCCTCCGGCTTCGGCTTCCCCGGCGTGCAGGTGGACGGCAACGACGTCGCCGCCTGCCACGCCGCCACCGAGCAGGCCCTCGCCCAGGCCCGCGCGGGCGGGGGACCGACCCTCATCGAGGCCGTCACCTACCGGCGCAACCCGCACACCACGTCGGACGACGACCTGCGCTACCGCGACGCCGCCGAGAACGACCACTGGCGCGACCTCGACCCCGTCGACCGGCTGCGCACCACGCTCCTCGAGAGCGGCGCGATCGACGACGCCTTCCTCGCGGCCGTCGCCGCCGAGGAGCAAGAGCTCGCCGAGCGCCTGCGCACGGGCTGCCGCGCGCTCCCGGTCCCGTCCCACGACGACCCGTTCCTCCACACGCTCCACACGATGACGCCCGAGCTCGCCCGGCAGCGCGACGAGCACCTCGCGTTCGTGGCGGCCGGTGAGGAGGGCCCGGCATGA
- a CDS encoding alpha-ketoacid dehydrogenase subunit beta, whose product MSTETKNQAMAHALNQALRDELDTDPKVLLVGEDIGELGGVFRVTDGLAKDFGGTRVVTSPLGEAGIVGSAIGLAMAGYRPVVEIQFDGFVFPAMNQIVTQLAKYRHRSEGRVSLPVVVRIPVGGGIGAIEHHSESPEAYFAHTPGLRVVCPSTPQEAYALMRAAIRCEDPVIFLEPKKAYWSKGPVDHAAGAAPREALDRARVAREGDALTIATYGALTATALKAADELAAEGTEVEVIDLRTIAPLDHETVVASVRRTGRLVIAHEASQSGGIGGELAARVQRDAFFELEAPVLRVTGYDTPYPASRLEEEWLPGLDRLLDACDASLAY is encoded by the coding sequence ATGAGCACCGAGACGAAGAACCAGGCCATGGCCCACGCCCTCAACCAGGCCCTGCGCGACGAGCTCGACACCGACCCGAAGGTGCTCCTCGTCGGCGAGGACATCGGTGAGCTCGGCGGCGTCTTCCGCGTCACCGACGGGCTCGCCAAGGACTTCGGCGGCACCCGCGTCGTGACCTCACCCCTGGGCGAGGCGGGCATCGTCGGCAGCGCGATCGGTCTCGCGATGGCCGGCTACCGCCCCGTCGTCGAGATCCAGTTCGACGGCTTCGTCTTCCCGGCGATGAACCAGATCGTCACGCAGCTCGCCAAGTACCGCCACCGCTCCGAGGGCCGTGTCAGCCTCCCCGTCGTCGTCCGCATCCCCGTCGGTGGCGGCATCGGCGCCATCGAGCACCACAGCGAGTCACCCGAGGCCTACTTCGCGCACACGCCCGGGCTTCGCGTCGTGTGCCCGTCGACGCCGCAGGAGGCGTACGCCCTCATGCGCGCGGCCATCCGCTGCGAGGACCCCGTCATCTTTCTCGAGCCCAAGAAGGCGTACTGGAGCAAGGGTCCCGTCGACCACGCCGCGGGCGCCGCTCCCCGCGAGGCCCTCGACCGCGCCCGTGTGGCCCGCGAGGGCGACGCGCTGACGATCGCGACGTACGGCGCCCTCACGGCCACCGCGCTGAAGGCCGCCGACGAGCTCGCCGCCGAGGGCACCGAGGTGGAGGTCATCGACCTCCGCACCATCGCACCGCTCGACCACGAGACGGTCGTGGCCTCCGTGCGCCGTACCGGCCGCCTCGTCATCGCCCACGAGGCCTCCCAGTCCGGCGGCATCGGCGGCGAGCTCGCCGCCCGCGTCCAGCGCGACGCCTTCTTCGAGCTCGAGGCGCCGGTGCTCCGCGTCACGGGCTACGACACGCCGTACCCCGCCAGCCGCCTCGAGGAGGAGTGGCTCCCGGGCCTCGACCGCCTGCTCGACGCCTGCGACGCCAGCCTCGCCTACTGA
- a CDS encoding HIT family protein encodes MSNDPCPFCIIVKGEDSSARVLYRDQDVTAFFPLMPATRGHTLVIPNRHVAEHVDLTDAESRQLGSAVRRTAIGVRSAVSPDGINIIQSTGSAATQTIPHVHFHVVPRWSDDDVSLVWPDRAAEDPDAQDQTLALVRSVLPFGSSDVSPEDRRQHLSFIQAVVTRMSQASSSAKTWLLPIVTLTYGYAVTKQQWVVAVMGLIAVIIFGVLDANYLKQERAFRKLYDRVAVGSAIPAFSMNPALAGPAGAKVNYWPDWEDLRSWAVAPVYGPLLLGGIAIAVWAHCQ; translated from the coding sequence ATGAGCAACGATCCGTGCCCCTTCTGCATCATCGTAAAGGGCGAAGATTCAAGCGCCCGCGTCCTGTACCGAGACCAGGATGTCACCGCGTTCTTCCCGCTCATGCCGGCGACACGGGGCCACACCTTGGTCATCCCGAATCGGCATGTCGCCGAACACGTTGACCTCACTGACGCAGAGAGCCGGCAGCTCGGATCTGCCGTCAGGCGTACGGCCATAGGCGTACGGTCGGCTGTTTCTCCTGACGGAATCAACATCATCCAGTCGACGGGCTCGGCCGCGACGCAAACCATCCCGCATGTGCACTTCCACGTTGTGCCTCGGTGGAGCGACGACGACGTCTCGCTCGTCTGGCCCGACAGGGCGGCGGAGGACCCCGACGCGCAGGATCAGACTCTTGCTCTCGTCCGCTCGGTTCTTCCTTTCGGAAGCTCCGACGTCTCACCGGAGGATAGGCGACAGCACCTCTCCTTCATCCAGGCTGTAGTCACCCGCATGTCCCAGGCCTCTTCCTCTGCGAAAACCTGGCTGCTGCCGATCGTCACGCTCACCTACGGGTACGCAGTAACGAAGCAACAGTGGGTGGTAGCCGTCATGGGCCTCATCGCTGTAATCATCTTCGGCGTCTTGGACGCCAACTACCTCAAGCAAGAGCGCGCCTTCCGCAAGCTCTACGACAGGGTGGCCGTCGGGAGTGCCATCCCAGCTTTCTCCATGAATCCGGCTCTCGCCGGGCCCGCAGGAGCGAAGGTCAACTACTGGCCCGACTGGGAAGATCTTCGGTCATGGGCGGTGGCCCCCGTCTACGGTCCGCTGCTGCTTGGGGGGATTGCGATAGCCGTGTGGGCGCACTGCCAATGA
- a CDS encoding TerD family protein: MTDVTPQPRELRKGANVAIRDLGGELGGLTVFLDSRGHDGETIDADVSVLLLDASGKVRSSADFVFYNQPIALNGAVHLRDKLVSEPDSDEAAVGWSSDVVTLELDDVPQEIERIVVAASLDASTGRTFGDAAGVRLRLQRSSDAADLLVFVIEDVTTESALVFGEFYRRDEDWKIRAVGRGYQEGLAALVTEHGVDVSEEAEESEESEAPAVVEEAGAKPAPAADVVAPPAPPMPEVVEEDPGAATPATPAKRSVSVRRPTRAPRLPADWNASIPADDGNDWQAARLFPVAGIGSGEEQERRATSALLAVMSMVREFGAALTGRCGAPRGTITTYIEVPFGQDEEAYRPDGVIQVRRGAREWTALVEVKTSTGRLNAEQIEKYVEIARARGYDAVITISNELAGGDADHPVAVDRRKLRKVSLHHLSWDQIRAEAVLAARHRGVADATQGKVLEEFVRYMSHARSGMGGLGDMGPSWVKLRDAVKSKTARASDKATGEISARFDELIQHLGHHMTGLLGVEVQSLAPREAPDHASRRQQLADSGLMFGRLKVPGAVDVLVVGADLRADKASAAITIGAPRGDTRPLTRVNWLLRQLPEEAKDSIRIEAHMAGPRAVSTAALLGKARQDPSCLVPEEQREIKAFTISLEVPLGSKRAAGTGTLIGSVKGATTTFYADVVQHLRPWVAKVGAS, encoded by the coding sequence ATGACCGACGTCACACCCCAACCGCGCGAGCTGCGCAAGGGCGCCAACGTCGCCATCAGGGACCTCGGCGGCGAGCTGGGCGGTCTCACCGTGTTCCTCGACAGCCGCGGGCACGATGGCGAGACGATCGACGCCGACGTGAGCGTCCTGCTGCTCGACGCGTCCGGCAAGGTGCGGTCGAGTGCCGACTTCGTCTTCTACAACCAGCCGATCGCGCTGAACGGCGCCGTGCACCTGCGGGACAAGCTCGTGTCGGAGCCCGACTCGGACGAAGCCGCGGTCGGATGGTCGTCCGACGTCGTGACGCTCGAGCTCGACGACGTACCCCAGGAGATCGAGCGCATCGTCGTCGCCGCGAGCCTGGACGCGTCGACCGGCCGTACCTTCGGCGACGCCGCCGGCGTGCGCCTGCGGCTGCAGCGCAGCTCGGATGCTGCCGATCTCCTCGTCTTCGTCATCGAGGACGTCACGACCGAGAGTGCGCTCGTGTTCGGCGAGTTCTACCGCCGCGACGAGGACTGGAAGATCCGCGCGGTGGGGCGTGGCTACCAGGAGGGCCTCGCCGCGCTCGTCACCGAGCACGGCGTCGACGTCTCGGAGGAGGCCGAGGAGTCGGAGGAGAGCGAGGCCCCCGCCGTCGTCGAGGAGGCGGGTGCCAAACCGGCGCCGGCCGCGGACGTGGTCGCCCCTCCGGCGCCGCCGATGCCGGAGGTCGTCGAGGAGGACCCGGGTGCGGCGACACCCGCCACGCCTGCCAAGCGCTCGGTCTCGGTACGCCGTCCGACGCGGGCGCCGCGCCTCCCGGCCGACTGGAACGCGTCGATCCCGGCCGACGACGGCAACGACTGGCAGGCCGCGCGTCTCTTCCCCGTGGCGGGGATCGGCAGCGGGGAGGAGCAGGAGCGTCGCGCCACGTCGGCGTTGCTCGCTGTCATGAGCATGGTGCGGGAGTTCGGTGCCGCGCTCACCGGCCGCTGCGGTGCGCCGCGCGGCACCATCACGACGTACATCGAGGTGCCGTTCGGCCAGGACGAGGAGGCGTACCGCCCCGACGGCGTCATCCAGGTACGCCGCGGCGCCCGCGAGTGGACCGCGCTGGTCGAGGTGAAGACCTCCACGGGGCGTCTCAACGCGGAGCAGATCGAGAAGTACGTCGAGATCGCGCGGGCGCGCGGGTACGACGCCGTGATCACCATCAGCAACGAGCTGGCCGGCGGCGATGCCGACCACCCGGTGGCGGTCGACCGACGCAAGCTGCGGAAGGTGTCGCTGCACCACCTGTCGTGGGACCAGATCCGTGCCGAGGCCGTCCTCGCCGCGCGGCACCGCGGCGTCGCCGATGCCACTCAGGGGAAGGTGCTGGAGGAGTTCGTCCGGTACATGTCCCACGCGCGGTCCGGGATGGGCGGTCTGGGGGACATGGGGCCGAGCTGGGTGAAGCTGCGGGACGCCGTGAAGTCGAAGACGGCGCGCGCCTCGGACAAGGCGACGGGGGAGATCAGCGCTCGGTTCGACGAGCTGATCCAGCACCTGGGCCACCACATGACGGGGCTGCTCGGGGTCGAGGTGCAGTCGCTGGCGCCTCGCGAGGCGCCGGATCACGCGAGCCGCCGGCAGCAGCTTGCCGACTCGGGACTGATGTTCGGTCGGCTGAAGGTGCCGGGGGCGGTGGACGTACTGGTGGTCGGTGCTGACTTACGCGCGGACAAGGCGAGTGCGGCCATCACGATCGGGGCGCCACGGGGCGACACCCGGCCGCTGACGCGGGTGAACTGGCTGCTGCGTCAGCTGCCGGAGGAGGCCAAGGACTCCATCCGGATCGAGGCGCACATGGCAGGACCGCGAGCGGTCTCGACCGCAGCGTTGCTGGGGAAGGCACGGCAGGACCCGTCGTGCCTCGTGCCGGAGGAGCAGCGCGAGATCAAGGCGTTCACCATCTCGCTCGAGGTGCCGCTGGGGAGCAAGCGGGCGGCCGGGACCGGGACCTTGATCGGGAGCGTGAAGGGCGCGACGACGACGTTCTACGCCGATGTGGTGCAGCACTTGCGGCCGTGGGTCGCGAAGGTGGGGGCGTCATAG
- a CDS encoding Lrp/AsnC family transcriptional regulator produces MDDLDRQILDLLRANARMPTSEIAQRVGLSAAPVARRIARMEASGVIKGYTAIVADGAVGEIDAFTEIRLTGQTDTREIEEIARQVPEVQQFFTISGDPDGLLRFRVRSVEHLQSVVNAIRRTGLVAGTKTLIVMSTWDRATDAQKAGTSRSEPAGSLARPPGTGVRD; encoded by the coding sequence ATGGACGACCTCGACCGCCAGATCCTCGACCTGCTCCGCGCCAATGCGCGGATGCCCACCAGCGAGATCGCGCAGCGGGTGGGACTGTCCGCTGCCCCGGTCGCGCGGCGGATCGCACGGATGGAGGCGAGCGGCGTCATCAAGGGCTACACGGCGATCGTGGCCGACGGCGCGGTCGGCGAGATCGACGCCTTCACCGAGATCCGGCTGACGGGTCAGACCGACACGCGGGAGATCGAGGAGATCGCGCGGCAGGTGCCCGAGGTGCAGCAGTTCTTCACGATCTCCGGTGATCCCGATGGGTTGCTGCGGTTCCGGGTGAGGAGCGTGGAGCATCTGCAAAGCGTCGTGAATGCCATCCGGAGGACGGGGTTGGTGGCGGGGACGAAGACCTTGATCGTGATGTCGACGTGGGATCGGGCGACGGACGCACAGAAAGCAGGGACGTCGCGCAGCGAGCCCGCCGGCAGTCTCGCTCGTCCCCCAGGGACCGGGGTTCGCGACTGA
- a CDS encoding TIR domain-containing protein — protein sequence MAKTVFYSFHYTRDVHRVQLVKHINALEGQPILNSQQWETVQRGGTPAIQKWIDGEMAYKRAVVVLIGKETAGRPWVKYEIQKAWSIKKPLVGIRIHGLSSMGTVDTIGGDPFANAGVRGVPIYDPTVKNWQGSIDSQATYRALAANIEQWVSQGVAQR from the coding sequence ATGGCGAAGACCGTCTTCTACAGCTTCCATTACACCCGCGACGTTCATCGAGTGCAGCTCGTGAAGCACATCAACGCCCTCGAAGGGCAGCCGATCCTGAACTCCCAGCAGTGGGAGACGGTCCAGCGGGGAGGAACACCCGCGATCCAGAAGTGGATCGACGGAGAGATGGCATACAAGCGTGCAGTCGTGGTTCTCATTGGCAAGGAGACGGCCGGCCGCCCCTGGGTCAAGTACGAGATCCAGAAGGCGTGGTCGATCAAGAAGCCTCTCGTTGGGATCAGGATTCATGGCCTGTCATCGATGGGGACGGTCGACACCATCGGCGGAGACCCATTCGCCAACGCCGGGGTGCGCGGCGTGCCTATCTACGATCCCACCGTCAAGAACTGGCAAGGGAGCATCGACTCCCAGGCCACCTACCGAGCCCTCGCCGCCAACATCGAGCAGTGGGTTTCGCAGGGTGTGGCTCAACGATGA